Proteins encoded within one genomic window of Zestosphaera sp.:
- a CDS encoding 4Fe-4S binding protein: MSEGSMFPLSRPTVGVSGRTGTWRIQRPVYNAGKCIKCRLCWLYCPDSVIDLSEGGDFILIDYDYCKGCGVCASVCPTKAIEMRPEG; the protein is encoded by the coding sequence TTGAGTGAGGGCAGCATGTTCCCGTTGTCGAGGCCGACGGTCGGGGTCTCAGGGCGCACCGGAACCTGGAGGATTCAGAGGCCTGTCTATAATGCGGGTAAGTGCATCAAATGCAGGCTGTGCTGGCTGTACTGCCCTGACTCGGTGATAGACCTGAGCGAGGGGGGTGACTTCATACTGATAGACTACGACTACTGCAAGGGCTGCGGGGTGTGCGCCAGCGTGTGCCCGACTAAAGCCATAGAAATGAGGCCTGAGGGGTGA